Part of the Ferrimicrobium sp. genome is shown below.
TGCCGTGGGCATCTTGAAGTAGGGGCGTCCTTTGACCCAGTAGATGATCATCGGGATGAGACCGAGCGCCATCGATCCAAGACCAACAATCAACGTCGTCGCATTTAAGGTTGGGATGGTCTGCTCAAACATCACCGCCATGAAGATCGCACCAACCAGTGGCCACAACCCTGCGAAGAAGAAGTAGTTTGCCCCCGTGAAGAGCTTCTTGCGGTACAAGATCACCACCGAAAAACCTGCGAGTGCATAGTAGATCGCGATCTGGAGGCCGATCGCGTTGATGGCGTCGGAGAGGATCGTTCCGATCGAGCCGACATAGTTCGACGCGACAAAGAGCGCGATCGAGATCACCGCTACGACAACGGTCGCCGTCACGGGAGTCTTTCGAGTGGCGTGGGTAACGCCAAGTGCCCGGGGTAGCGTTCCATCGCGTCCCATGGAGAACATCGTGCGGGTGACCTGGATGATGGTCGTCTCTAGCGTTGCAATGGTGGAGAGCACGACCGCCACCACCAGCAACTTCCCACCGACACCATGCCAGACCGTCTGACCGAGCACCAAGAGCACATCACCGGCGTTGTTTGCGATGATCTTGTTCGTGAGGACCATGTTGGTCCCGATGGTGAACACCTCAAAGAGGACAAAGACGACAATTACTCCGATGATGCCTCCAAGCCCTGGAGTAACCTTGGCGGCCTTGGTCTCCTCGTTCAGGTTCGCGGTCACGTCCCAGCCCCAATAGTAGAAGGCGGCAACGAGTGCACCACCAAAGAAGACACTCGAGGAGTGAAAGACCGAAGGGGAAAACCACGACCACGAGAAGTTGCGCACGTCATGACCGTGGACCAGCATCAACACGGCAAAAACCACCAGGATAACCAGTTCAATTGAGGACATCACCACCTGGATCTTGGCGGTAATCGTCACGCCAGCGATCACTGCCACGATCATGATCAAGAAGACGATCGATCCTACGATGGTCACCGCCGCGACATTATTCGCTGCAGAGCTCGAGAAGAGACCCAAGAAGGTGGAACCGGCCGGATAGGCACCCGCCACCATGAAGATCAAGGCCGAGGCCACCAGCGCCCAACCAGCGATGTAGCCAAGGACGGGATGAAGCGCCCTGCGAACCCA
Proteins encoded:
- a CDS encoding APC family permease gives rise to the protein MDTVEHTPEGSGVHQEGGHTLKRGALTLLDSSVMGVAGVAPAYSIAASTAVLVGAVSVGGPAALLYCGIAMFGIVWAFNYLGRSEANSGASYAWVRRALHPVLGYIAGWALVASALIFMVAGAYPAGSTFLGLFSSSAANNVAAVTIVGSIVFLIMIVAVIAGVTITAKIQVVMSSIELVILVVFAVLMLVHGHDVRNFSWSWFSPSVFHSSSVFFGGALVAAFYYWGWDVTANLNEETKAAKVTPGLGGIIGVIVVFVLFEVFTIGTNMVLTNKIIANNAGDVLLVLGQTVWHGVGGKLLVVAVVLSTIATLETTIIQVTRTMFSMGRDGTLPRALGVTHATRKTPVTATVVVAVISIALFVASNYVGSIGTILSDAINAIGLQIAIYYALAGFSVVILYRKKLFTGANYFFFAGLWPLVGAIFMAVMFEQTIPTLNATTLIVGLGSMALGLIPMIIYWVKGRPYFKMPTAQERDIDYEPALTD